From Microcystis aeruginosa NIES-2549, a single genomic window includes:
- a CDS encoding YdcF family protein, protein MAKKPKNVARKHRHWQRWLKLTLVAVFGFIILNLATNLAICWSINQQKPVEAILVLGGSIRREIYVANLAQQYPDIPILISQGSEDPCILLLFERAKAPKTNVWLEKCADSTFGNFFFAVPILKQWGVHKVKVVTSPTHLPRAKWLAEIHLQSHGIAVEIDAVREIGIPGNNESKLKTGLDVTRSIIWAFVGQLISPPCWQVIPLNSVDLEAWRDEGFKCEYQGKIR, encoded by the coding sequence ATGGCGAAAAAACCGAAAAATGTTGCGCGTAAACACCGGCATTGGCAAAGATGGTTAAAACTAACTCTGGTGGCAGTTTTTGGGTTTATTATCCTTAATTTAGCGACTAATTTAGCCATCTGCTGGTCAATTAATCAACAAAAACCCGTTGAGGCCATCTTAGTTTTGGGGGGCAGCATTCGTCGGGAAATTTATGTAGCCAATCTAGCCCAGCAATACCCCGATATACCGATTTTAATTTCCCAAGGCTCGGAAGATCCCTGTATTTTATTACTATTTGAACGGGCAAAAGCACCAAAAACTAACGTCTGGTTAGAAAAGTGTGCTGATTCTACCTTCGGCAATTTTTTCTTTGCTGTGCCAATTTTAAAACAATGGGGAGTACATAAAGTAAAAGTTGTCACCTCTCCTACTCATTTACCCCGCGCTAAATGGTTAGCAGAAATTCACTTGCAATCCCACGGTATAGCAGTAGAAATAGATGCAGTCCGAGAAATTGGTATCCCGGGTAATAACGAATCAAAGCTAAAAACTGGGTTGGATGTGACTAGAAGTATAATTTGGGCTTTTGTCGGACAATTAATCTCTCCCCCCTGTTGGCAAGTCATCCCCTTAAATTCCGTTGATTTAGAAGCTTGGCGCGATGAAGGTTTTAAATGTGAATATCAAGGTAAGATCAGGTAA
- the kdpC gene encoding K(+)-transporting ATPase subunit C, with amino-acid sequence MSFARDAGRAIRSTLVLWVITALIYPFSMIAVGQILFPWQANGSLITNNQGQVVGSALIGQPFTSDRYFNSRPSTTAYSTADPKNDPNKVLQTGISGASNLAPSNPALIDRIKGKPNPDPAKAVEGEIPRLEKAAIKPTADLVYTSGSSLDPHITPEAARAQIERVARVRGLPTNQVEILVTKNTDDRFLGIFGEPGVNVLKLNLALDAIANTR; translated from the coding sequence ATGAGTTTTGCACGCGATGCCGGTAGAGCCATCCGTTCTACCCTAGTTCTCTGGGTAATTACCGCGCTGATCTATCCTTTCTCGATGATCGCCGTCGGTCAAATTCTTTTTCCCTGGCAAGCGAACGGGAGTTTGATCACTAATAATCAAGGTCAAGTGGTGGGTTCGGCTCTAATTGGGCAACCTTTCACCAGCGATCGCTATTTCAATAGTCGTCCGAGTACCACCGCCTACAGTACGGCCGATCCGAAAAACGATCCTAACAAAGTCCTGCAAACCGGAATTTCGGGTGCGAGTAACCTAGCTCCCAGTAACCCCGCATTGATCGATCGCATTAAAGGAAAACCCAATCCCGATCCAGCGAAAGCTGTAGAGGGGGAGATTCCCCGATTAGAGAAAGCGGCAATTAAACCCACCGCGGATCTGGTGTACACCTCTGGATCGAGTCTCGATCCCCATATCACCCCAGAGGCCGCCAGAGCGCAGATCGAGCGGGTGGCGCGGGTGCGGGGATTACCGACGAATCAAGTGGAGATCCTCGTTACCAAAAACACCGATGATCGCTTTCTCGGCATCTTCGGCGAACCGGGGGTTAACGTGCTGAAACTGAATTTGGCTCTAGATGCGATCGCAAATACCCGATAG
- a CDS encoding potassium-transporting ATPase subunit F, with translation MKASPRKYRFFWYIFLNFCLTILFSSIVQASTGSAINRGQASALTLLGLVAFALFIYLFLVIFVPERF, from the coding sequence ATGAAAGCATCCCCTAGAAAATACCGATTTTTCTGGTATATTTTCTTAAATTTCTGTCTAACAATTCTTTTCTCCTCCATCGTTCAAGCTTCTACGGGAAGTGCTATAAATAGGGGGCAAGCCTCCGCATTAACCCTTTTAGGATTAGTCGCCTTTGCTTTATTTATCTACCTATTCCTTGTCATCTTTGTCCCGGAGAGGTTTTAA
- a CDS encoding DNA cytosine methyltransferase — MGKSAIFKPSLFGLKHSNRDFTQKETWVKNQFNSSFPASLCAYLDGKGMKNIYLKLDENLKVQPAELSTKELYGLAPNSDNLFYAFESQFRGGSKMITIDLFAGCGGLSLGFQKAGFTIVAAFDNWIPAIDVYRNNFSHPIFNVDLSRESNQEILAQYNPEIIVGSPPCQDFSSAGKRDEGLGRANLTLTFAEIVTGVSPQWFVMENVDRIEKSKILTQAKQVFKRHGYGLTGKVINSCYCGVTQTRKRYFLIGKMNEEDDFLIDEINNNLSSQPLTVFDYMGKELDIEYYYRHPRSYQRRAIFSIYEPSPTIRGVNRPVPKTYRQHPGDACHLKEKLRPLTTRERSYIQTFPKDFIFTGTKSNLEQMIGNAVPVNLARYVGQCILNYELKKGNKITYRQLQLSKWL; from the coding sequence ATGGGAAAATCGGCAATATTTAAGCCTAGTTTATTCGGATTGAAGCACTCGAATCGGGATTTTACCCAAAAAGAAACATGGGTTAAAAATCAATTTAACTCCTCATTTCCAGCTTCTTTGTGCGCTTACTTGGATGGGAAAGGAATGAAAAATATATATCTGAAACTCGATGAAAATTTAAAAGTTCAACCTGCTGAGTTAAGTACAAAAGAGTTATACGGTCTAGCTCCCAATTCCGATAATTTATTTTATGCTTTCGAGAGTCAATTTAGGGGAGGGAGCAAAATGATCACAATCGATTTATTCGCTGGTTGTGGTGGTTTATCTTTAGGTTTTCAGAAAGCAGGGTTTACTATTGTGGCCGCATTTGATAATTGGATACCTGCTATAGATGTCTATAGAAATAACTTTAGTCATCCGATATTTAATGTCGATTTATCTAGAGAATCTAATCAAGAAATATTGGCTCAATATAATCCTGAGATTATTGTCGGCAGCCCTCCTTGTCAAGACTTTTCCAGTGCGGGTAAGAGAGACGAGGGTTTAGGACGAGCGAATCTAACGCTCACATTCGCTGAAATTGTAACTGGAGTAAGTCCCCAATGGTTTGTTATGGAAAATGTGGACAGAATTGAGAAAAGTAAAATACTCACTCAGGCAAAACAAGTTTTTAAAAGACATGGTTATGGTTTAACTGGAAAAGTTATTAATTCTTGTTACTGCGGAGTTACTCAAACTAGAAAAAGATATTTTTTGATCGGTAAAATGAACGAAGAAGATGATTTTTTAATCGATGAAATCAATAACAATTTATCAAGTCAACCTCTGACTGTATTTGACTATATGGGCAAAGAATTAGATATAGAATACTATTATAGACATCCTAGAAGCTATCAAAGAAGGGCGATATTCAGTATTTATGAACCTAGCCCTACTATTCGAGGAGTAAATCGACCAGTTCCCAAAACCTATCGACAACATCCCGGTGATGCTTGTCATCTCAAGGAAAAATTAAGACCGCTAACAACGAGGGAGCGAAGCTATATTCAAACTTTTCCTAAAGACTTTATTTTTACAGGAACAAAATCTAATCTAGAACAAATGATTGGCAATGCTGTCCCTGTTAATTTGGCTAGATATGTGGGCCAATGTATTCTTAACTATGAATTGAAAAAGGGAAACAAGATAACCTATCGACAACTACAGCTAAGTAAGTGGTTATAA